In a genomic window of Mycolicibacterium neoaurum VKM Ac-1815D:
- a CDS encoding cation diffusion facilitator family transporter, with protein MGAGHDHSHGGSDTRVGRMMIGAAILATFFVVELVTALSINSIALLADAGHMLTDLVAMFMGLTAVLMARRGSTSAARTYGWHRAEVFTAVANAALLFGVAAFILYEAFERLGDAPDVPGVPMIVVALAGLLANIAVVLLLRSDAEHSLAVKGAYMEVVADTVGSIGVLIAGIVTVTTSWPYADVVVAVLVALWVLPRAVALARAALRILSESSPAHIDVEELRSDLESVDGVTGVHDLHVWTLVPGKDMATAHLTSSADSSRVLVDARAVLAAHGLEHATVQVEPTGDDDCGAHGC; from the coding sequence ATGGGTGCCGGACATGACCACAGCCACGGTGGAAGCGATACGCGGGTAGGCCGCATGATGATCGGCGCGGCCATCCTGGCCACGTTCTTCGTCGTCGAACTCGTCACCGCGCTGAGCATCAACTCGATCGCCCTGCTCGCCGACGCCGGCCATATGCTCACCGACCTGGTCGCCATGTTCATGGGGCTGACCGCGGTGCTCATGGCCCGCCGCGGATCGACCTCGGCGGCGCGCACCTACGGCTGGCACCGCGCCGAGGTGTTCACCGCCGTGGCCAACGCAGCACTGCTGTTCGGTGTCGCCGCATTCATCCTCTACGAGGCCTTCGAGCGCCTCGGCGATGCGCCCGATGTCCCCGGCGTGCCGATGATCGTGGTCGCCCTGGCGGGACTGCTGGCCAATATCGCGGTGGTGCTGCTGCTGCGCTCGGACGCCGAGCACAGCCTCGCCGTCAAGGGCGCCTACATGGAGGTCGTCGCCGATACCGTCGGCAGCATCGGCGTGCTGATCGCGGGCATCGTCACCGTGACCACCTCCTGGCCCTACGCCGACGTCGTCGTCGCCGTCCTGGTCGCGCTGTGGGTACTGCCGCGCGCCGTCGCACTGGCCAGGGCCGCGCTGCGAATCCTCAGCGAATCGTCACCGGCGCACATCGACGTCGAGGAACTGCGCAGCGATCTGGAGTCGGTCGACGGCGTCACCGGCGTGCACGATCTGCACGTCTGGACGCTCGTTCCTGGCAAGGACATGGCCACCGCACACCTGACCAGCAGCGCGGACTCCTCGCGGGTGCTGGTCGATGCCCGGGCGGTCCTGGCCGCCCACGGCCTGGAGCACGCCACCGTCCAGGTGGAGCCCACCGGCGATGACGATTGCGGGGCCCACGGCTGTTGA
- a CDS encoding site-2 protease family protein translates to MNIRPLRQSVRPSPIFLAIVGLTVAGGVGAWLCADRVQTLSYVSVFVLVIAGWLVSLCLHEFGHAYTAWRFGDHNVEVRGYLTLNPLKYANPLLSLGLPMLFIAIGGIGLPGGAVYLHTSWMTARQRTQVSLAGPLANLVLAILLLGATRLFYDPAHAVFWAGLAFLGFLQVTAVLLNLLPIPGLDGYNALEPHLSTDTQRTLDPVKQWGFVILLIVLLVPQLNQLFFGAVFWFVELSGVPGPLVSLGGGLTRFWSAWL, encoded by the coding sequence GTGAACATCAGACCTCTGCGTCAGTCGGTGCGCCCCAGCCCGATCTTCCTGGCCATCGTCGGGTTGACCGTGGCAGGCGGGGTGGGCGCGTGGTTGTGCGCCGACCGCGTGCAGACGCTCTCCTACGTCTCGGTCTTCGTGCTGGTGATCGCCGGCTGGTTGGTGTCGCTGTGTCTGCACGAGTTCGGCCACGCCTACACCGCATGGCGGTTCGGCGACCACAACGTCGAGGTCCGCGGGTACCTGACGCTCAACCCGCTCAAGTACGCCAATCCGCTTCTGTCGCTGGGCCTTCCGATGTTGTTCATCGCCATCGGCGGGATCGGGCTACCGGGCGGTGCGGTCTATCTGCATACCTCCTGGATGACGGCGCGCCAACGCACGCAGGTCAGCCTGGCCGGCCCGCTGGCCAACCTGGTGCTGGCCATCCTGCTGCTCGGCGCGACGCGCCTGTTCTACGACCCGGCCCACGCGGTGTTCTGGGCCGGCCTCGCATTCCTGGGCTTCCTTCAGGTCACCGCCGTGTTGTTGAACCTGCTGCCGATCCCCGGCCTGGACGGCTACAACGCCCTGGAACCCCATCTGAGCACCGACACCCAGCGCACCCTGGACCCGGTCAAGCAATGGGGTTTCGTCATCCTGCTGATCGTGCTGCTGGTGCCGCAGCTCAACCAGCTCTTCTTCGGTGCGGTGTTCTGGTTCGTCGAGCTCTCCGGCGTTCCCGGCCCGCTGGTCTCCCTGGGCGGTGGCCTCACCCGATTCTGGTCCGCCTGGCTCTAG
- a CDS encoding adenylosuccinate synthase, giving the protein MPAIVLIGAQWGDEGKGKATDLLGGRVQWVVRYQGGNNAGHTVVLPTGENFALHLIPSGILTPGVTNVIGNGVVVDPGVLLTELSGLEERGVDTSRLLISADAHLLMPYHVAIDKVTERYMGSKKIGTTGRGIGPCYQDKVARLGIRAADVLDAALLEQKIEAALDFKNQVLVKIYNRKALEPAEVLENLLTQAEGFKHRISDARLLLNQALEDGQTVLLEGSQGTLLDVDHGTYPFVTSSNPTAGGASVGSGIGPTRITTVLGILKAYTTRVGSGPFPTELFDEHGAYLAKTGGEVGVTTGRARRCGWFDAVIARYATRVNGITDYFLTKLDVLSSLETVPVCVGYTVDGKRTDEMPMTQADIHKAEPIYEELPGWWEDISGAREFDDLPKNARDYVLRLEELAGAQVSCIGVGPGRDQTIVRRDILA; this is encoded by the coding sequence ATGCCGGCAATCGTGCTCATCGGCGCCCAGTGGGGCGATGAGGGCAAAGGTAAAGCCACCGACCTGCTCGGTGGACGTGTGCAATGGGTAGTTCGCTACCAGGGAGGTAACAACGCGGGTCACACCGTGGTGTTGCCGACCGGTGAGAACTTCGCGCTGCACCTCATCCCCTCGGGAATCCTCACCCCGGGTGTCACCAACGTCATCGGTAACGGTGTCGTGGTGGACCCGGGTGTGCTGCTCACCGAGCTCTCGGGTCTGGAGGAGCGCGGGGTCGACACGTCCCGGCTGCTGATCTCCGCCGACGCGCACCTGCTCATGCCGTATCACGTCGCCATCGACAAGGTGACCGAGCGGTACATGGGCAGCAAGAAGATCGGCACCACGGGTCGCGGCATCGGGCCCTGCTACCAGGACAAGGTCGCGCGCCTGGGCATCCGGGCAGCCGATGTGCTCGATGCTGCACTGCTCGAGCAGAAGATCGAGGCGGCGCTGGACTTCAAGAACCAGGTGCTGGTCAAGATCTACAACCGCAAGGCACTCGAGCCTGCCGAGGTTCTGGAGAACCTGCTGACCCAGGCCGAGGGTTTCAAGCACCGCATCTCCGATGCCCGGTTGCTGCTGAACCAGGCGCTGGAGGACGGTCAGACGGTGCTGCTCGAGGGCTCGCAGGGCACCCTGCTCGACGTCGACCACGGCACGTATCCGTTCGTCACCTCGTCGAACCCGACCGCAGGCGGTGCGTCGGTGGGCTCGGGTATCGGGCCGACGCGCATCACCACGGTGCTGGGCATCCTGAAGGCCTACACCACCCGGGTGGGCTCGGGCCCGTTCCCGACCGAGCTGTTCGACGAGCACGGGGCGTACCTGGCCAAGACCGGCGGCGAGGTGGGCGTGACGACCGGCCGGGCCCGGCGCTGTGGCTGGTTCGATGCCGTGATCGCCCGGTACGCGACCCGCGTCAACGGCATCACCGACTACTTCCTAACCAAGCTCGACGTGCTGTCGAGCCTGGAGACGGTGCCGGTGTGCGTCGGCTACACCGTGGACGGCAAGCGCACCGACGAGATGCCGATGACCCAAGCCGATATCCACAAGGCCGAGCCGATCTATGAAGAGTTGCCCGGTTGGTGGGAGGACATCTCCGGTGCGCGGGAGTTCGACGATCTCCCGAAGAACGCCCGCGATTACGTGCTGCGGCTCGAAGAGCTTGCCGGAGCGCAGGTCTCATGCATCGGCGTCGGCCCGGGGCGGGATCAGACGATTGTCCGCCGGGATATCCTGGCGTGA
- a CDS encoding PaaI family thioesterase gives MHRRRPGAGSDDCPPGYPGVTDFGLDPRRADPEYDRHGGFPVFELADPGPGFARFLTAMRHAQDLAVSADPDGETWDAAADLAEQLVGLLEPHRAAEGVGPASRVPSLPGAGSLLMPPWQITKFDADGVELTVQFSRYHVGGNGAVHGGVLPLLFDSVFGMVIHAAGRPVSRTAFLHVDYRAVTPIDQTLTARGWVRESEGRKAFVNAELVDGDGKLLAESNGLMIRLLPGQP, from the coding sequence ATGCATCGGCGTCGGCCCGGGGCGGGATCAGACGATTGTCCGCCGGGATATCCTGGCGTGACCGACTTCGGGCTGGATCCGCGCCGAGCCGACCCTGAGTACGACCGGCACGGCGGGTTTCCGGTCTTCGAGCTCGCGGATCCGGGCCCGGGATTCGCCCGCTTCCTGACGGCGATGCGTCATGCGCAGGACCTCGCGGTATCGGCCGATCCCGATGGTGAGACCTGGGATGCCGCAGCCGATCTGGCCGAACAGCTGGTGGGCCTGCTGGAACCGCATCGGGCCGCCGAGGGGGTCGGGCCCGCGAGCAGGGTGCCGTCCCTGCCCGGGGCGGGCAGCTTGTTGATGCCGCCATGGCAGATCACCAAGTTCGACGCCGACGGTGTCGAACTGACGGTGCAGTTCAGCCGATATCACGTCGGCGGAAACGGCGCCGTGCACGGTGGGGTGCTGCCGCTGCTGTTCGACTCGGTGTTCGGCATGGTGATCCACGCGGCGGGCCGACCCGTCAGCCGGACCGCTTTTCTGCATGTCGACTACCGAGCCGTGACCCCGATCGACCAGACGCTCACCGCGCGTGGGTGGGTGCGTGAATCCGAGGGGCGCAAGGCGTTTGTGAATGCCGAACTGGTCGACGGCGACGGGAAGCTGTTGGCCGAGAGCAACGGTTTGATGATCAGATTGCTGCCCGGTCAGCCCTGA
- a CDS encoding HNH endonuclease signature motif containing protein: MFERSGLSDEELIAEVTDATRAEAAAAARRLAAIAEVTARHCEDEDESSALKLIDGWALAKAEISAACTLGSRAASAQMRIAMALRDRLPRTAEAFAQGSVSAKVIAAITWRTQLVCDEEALGLIDAGIAGTAHQYGALSENALIRAVDYWVHKFDPIAVIRSKAAAKDRYIDFGDRDDPDGVVSFWGRMRTTDAAISDTRLTQLAHGVCSEDPRTVAERRADALAAVLAGADRLTCLCSNPDCAGSGKDPRAGAVTIYVLTGQEPESGHGTKPDAGPTPESGPVPGTPDTGGAEEGPVGAPGAEEPAAKEGSTDPASEPAAPAAPAAKTGRGAGITLDGAIIPAHLLTDLIAGGATVRPLSSATDLGSEPRYRPSAKLAAYVRMTAMTCCFPGCGKPAQRCDLDHVTPWPAGATHPGNLRPLCREHHLLKTLKTGWTPTAHPDGTTEWTAPSGHRYATMPLGPVLFPHNRSDVEIPRTRHITLIDERDREPDIPRRQRTRQHDRDYRINAERTRNARELALENARGQPDF, from the coding sequence ATGTTCGAACGGTCGGGGTTGAGCGATGAGGAGCTCATCGCCGAGGTCACCGATGCCACCCGCGCTGAGGCGGCCGCGGCGGCCCGGCGGCTGGCCGCGATCGCCGAAGTCACCGCACGGCACTGCGAGGACGAAGACGAATCGTCGGCGTTGAAGTTGATCGACGGATGGGCACTCGCCAAAGCCGAGATCAGTGCCGCCTGCACCCTCGGATCCCGGGCCGCCAGCGCCCAGATGCGCATCGCGATGGCGTTGCGTGATCGGCTACCCCGCACCGCCGAGGCGTTCGCGCAAGGGTCGGTGTCGGCGAAGGTGATCGCCGCGATCACCTGGCGCACGCAGCTGGTATGTGATGAGGAGGCATTGGGGTTGATCGACGCCGGGATCGCCGGCACCGCCCACCAGTACGGCGCATTGTCGGAGAACGCGTTGATCCGGGCGGTCGACTACTGGGTGCATAAGTTCGATCCGATCGCGGTCATCCGGTCCAAAGCCGCGGCCAAAGACCGCTATATCGACTTCGGTGACCGCGACGACCCCGACGGCGTCGTCTCGTTCTGGGGACGCATGCGCACCACCGACGCCGCGATCAGCGACACCCGACTCACCCAACTCGCCCACGGTGTTTGTTCTGAGGATCCGCGGACCGTGGCCGAACGCCGCGCCGACGCCCTGGCCGCGGTCCTGGCCGGCGCCGACCGACTCACCTGCCTCTGCAGCAACCCTGACTGCGCAGGATCAGGCAAAGATCCGCGGGCGGGTGCGGTCACCATCTACGTCCTCACCGGACAAGAACCCGAAAGCGGGCACGGGACAAAGCCGGACGCGGGGCCTACGCCCGAGTCGGGTCCGGTACCTGGCACGCCGGATACCGGCGGTGCCGAGGAAGGGCCGGTGGGCGCGCCGGGAGCTGAGGAGCCGGCCGCGAAGGAGGGCAGCACCGATCCCGCGTCCGAACCCGCAGCACCCGCTGCCCCGGCCGCCAAAACGGGCCGGGGTGCCGGGATCACCCTGGACGGCGCGATTATTCCGGCCCACCTACTCACCGACTTGATCGCCGGCGGCGCGACAGTCCGGCCCCTGAGTAGCGCAACAGACTTGGGCTCCGAACCCCGCTACCGCCCGTCGGCGAAACTGGCCGCCTACGTCCGCATGACCGCGATGACCTGCTGTTTCCCCGGCTGCGGGAAGCCCGCCCAACGCTGCGACCTCGACCATGTCACCCCGTGGCCGGCCGGGGCGACCCACCCGGGCAACCTGCGACCGCTCTGCCGCGAACACCACCTCCTCAAAACACTGAAAACCGGCTGGACCCCCACCGCCCACCCCGACGGCACCACCGAATGGACCGCACCGTCCGGGCACCGATACGCGACGATGCCGTTGGGACCAGTCCTGTTCCCCCACAACAGATCCGACGTCGAAATCCCGAGAACACGACACATCACCCTCATCGATGAGCGCGACCGCGAACCCGATATCCCACGGCGCCAACGCACCCGGCAACACGACCGCGACTACCGCATCAACGCCGAACGTACCCGCAACGCAAGAGAACTCGCCCTCGAAAACGCCCGCGGACAACCGGACTTCTAG
- a CDS encoding DUF3887 domain-containing protein, with translation MTDSPFAAAQLLHRRLGQLVAAPILSADQDPLATVGIAREVKEDAESLLAAAVQRARTAGHTWQQVGDALGITRQAAFQRFGKPIDPRTGQAMNTTPLPQATELTLAVIDDLANARWADVSARFDETMRDRLTEAGLAEAWVHIVGLAGAYGGHGDVDMMRAGDFTTTNTPLRFEAGDYVARITFRDDQTVAGLFLLTPDAAAV, from the coding sequence ATGACCGATTCGCCGTTCGCCGCCGCCCAACTACTGCATCGCAGACTCGGCCAACTGGTCGCTGCGCCGATCCTCAGCGCCGACCAAGACCCACTTGCGACGGTGGGCATCGCACGCGAGGTCAAAGAGGACGCCGAGAGTCTGCTGGCCGCTGCCGTGCAGCGGGCCCGCACCGCGGGTCACACCTGGCAGCAGGTCGGCGATGCACTCGGCATCACCCGCCAGGCCGCTTTCCAGCGATTCGGCAAACCGATCGATCCACGGACAGGACAAGCCATGAACACCACCCCACTTCCGCAGGCCACGGAGCTGACGCTGGCCGTCATCGATGATCTCGCGAACGCCCGGTGGGCCGATGTCAGCGCACGCTTCGACGAGACCATGCGCGATCGGCTCACCGAGGCCGGGCTCGCCGAAGCATGGGTTCACATCGTCGGGTTGGCCGGGGCCTACGGGGGCCACGGCGATGTCGACATGATGCGCGCGGGTGACTTCACCACGACGAACACGCCGCTCCGGTTCGAAGCGGGCGATTACGTCGCGCGCATCACCTTCCGCGACGACCAGACGGTCGCCGGGCTGTTCCTGCTGACACCGGACGCCGCGGCGGTCTGA
- a CDS encoding ferredoxin, translating to MHIEADRECCIGAGNCVMVADALFDQDDDGIVVVLAADVPADEETRARRAAQLCPAGAITAIE from the coding sequence ATGCACATCGAGGCCGACCGGGAGTGCTGCATAGGTGCGGGTAATTGCGTGATGGTCGCCGACGCCCTGTTCGACCAGGACGACGACGGCATCGTCGTGGTGCTCGCCGCCGATGTTCCGGCCGATGAGGAAACGCGCGCCCGTCGTGCCGCGCAGTTGTGCCCGGCGGGGGCGATCACCGCCATCGAATAG
- a CDS encoding cytochrome P450: MTASQMLPPVHMRRNGFDPVPELGEIRDGAGVQSVVSALGNPVYLVTRYEDVKAVLADHEHFSNSRPPGFALPGAPPMSDEELARARAGNLLGLDPPEHQRLRRMLTPEFTIRRMKRLEPRIAEIVEDRLDAMEAAGPPADLISQFALPVPSLVICELLGVPIEDRPDFEQRSARQLDLALPIAERMELQRQSREYMHSLVSRARRTPGEDILGMLVRDHGAELSDDELVGIAGLLLLAGHETTSNMLGLGTLALLRSPEQLAMVREDPDAIGPAIEELLRWLSVVHHAIPRFTTGEVEVAGVTIPPGMLVFASLPAGNRDPAFVDSPDELDIHRGAAGHLAFGHGIHHCLGAPLARMEMRIAFPALFSRFPALAVAESAEDIDYRSFHFIYGLRSLSVRW; encoded by the coding sequence ATGACAGCCAGCCAAATGCTGCCACCGGTCCACATGCGGCGCAACGGTTTCGATCCGGTACCTGAACTCGGCGAGATCCGCGACGGAGCCGGCGTTCAGTCGGTGGTCAGCGCGTTGGGCAATCCGGTGTACCTGGTCACCCGGTACGAGGACGTCAAAGCGGTCCTGGCAGATCACGAGCACTTCTCCAATTCCCGACCGCCGGGGTTCGCCCTTCCCGGCGCGCCGCCGATGTCCGACGAGGAGCTCGCCCGCGCCCGCGCCGGGAATCTGCTCGGGCTCGATCCGCCCGAGCATCAGCGGCTGCGCCGGATGCTCACTCCCGAGTTCACCATCCGGCGGATGAAACGGCTTGAGCCTCGGATCGCCGAAATCGTCGAGGATCGCCTGGACGCCATGGAGGCCGCCGGCCCACCTGCCGATCTGATATCCCAATTCGCCTTGCCGGTACCGTCTTTGGTGATCTGTGAGCTTCTCGGTGTCCCCATCGAGGACCGGCCCGATTTCGAGCAACGCTCGGCCCGTCAGCTCGACCTGGCGTTGCCGATAGCCGAGCGGATGGAACTGCAGCGCCAAAGCCGCGAGTACATGCACAGTCTGGTGAGCCGGGCGCGTCGCACCCCGGGTGAGGACATCCTCGGCATGTTGGTCCGCGATCACGGTGCGGAACTCAGTGACGACGAATTGGTGGGCATCGCAGGGCTTCTGCTGCTGGCCGGGCACGAGACGACATCGAACATGTTGGGGTTGGGCACATTGGCGCTACTGCGCTCACCGGAGCAGTTGGCCATGGTGCGTGAAGACCCGGACGCGATCGGCCCGGCGATCGAAGAGCTACTGCGCTGGCTTTCGGTGGTGCACCACGCAATTCCGCGATTCACCACCGGCGAGGTGGAAGTCGCGGGGGTGACGATACCGCCGGGCATGCTGGTCTTCGCCTCCCTGCCCGCCGGCAACCGCGATCCCGCCTTTGTCGATTCTCCCGACGAACTGGACATCCACCGCGGCGCCGCAGGGCATCTGGCGTTCGGACACGGGATCCACCACTGCCTGGGCGCCCCGCTGGCGCGGATGGAGATGCGCATCGCCTTCCCCGCGCTGTTTAGCCGCTTCCCCGCACTGGCCGTCGCCGAGTCTGCCGAAGACATCGACTACCGGTCGTTCCACTTCATCTACGGCCTGCGGTCGCTGTCGGTGCGGTGGTGA
- a CDS encoding alpha/beta fold hydrolase: MESRNVSTRLGRLRIQVDGAGDTMVFWPSLLMTGDMWSGQAAAFRDHFKVVLIDPPGHGASEKLAAPFTFEDCAQCVVDVLDAVGANQAHFVGNSWGGMIGGTFAALHPDRAGFSVLMNCTASAAGWRQRLEYGALLRVAKLLGGIRGPLTREVVKAFLGPTTLRERPDVVGYVRAAAHSVDIESCSWAVTSVVPDRPDQRELLASVRTPVLVVAGAEDATFPVAETLAMAAAIPGSSSVVLDGVAHLAALENPMLVNALISDFILGA; this comes from the coding sequence GTGGAATCACGAAACGTCTCGACGCGGTTGGGGCGGCTGCGGATCCAGGTCGACGGAGCCGGCGACACGATGGTGTTCTGGCCGAGCCTGTTGATGACCGGCGACATGTGGTCGGGGCAGGCGGCGGCGTTCCGCGATCATTTCAAGGTCGTCCTGATCGACCCACCGGGTCACGGTGCGAGCGAAAAGCTCGCCGCACCGTTCACATTCGAGGACTGCGCACAGTGCGTGGTCGACGTCCTGGACGCGGTGGGTGCCAATCAGGCGCATTTCGTCGGGAATTCGTGGGGCGGCATGATCGGCGGCACGTTCGCCGCGCTGCATCCCGACCGGGCCGGATTCTCGGTGTTGATGAACTGCACCGCCTCGGCCGCCGGATGGCGGCAGCGCCTGGAGTACGGGGCGCTGCTGCGGGTGGCCAAGCTGCTCGGTGGCATCCGCGGCCCGTTGACCCGTGAGGTGGTCAAGGCCTTTCTGGGCCCGACGACCCTGCGGGAACGTCCCGACGTGGTCGGGTATGTGCGCGCGGCAGCTCACTCGGTGGATATCGAATCCTGTTCGTGGGCGGTGACCAGCGTGGTGCCGGACCGACCGGACCAGCGGGAGTTGCTGGCGAGCGTGCGCACACCGGTGCTGGTGGTTGCCGGAGCGGAGGACGCGACGTTCCCGGTGGCCGAGACGCTGGCGATGGCCGCGGCGATCCCTGGGTCGTCGAGCGTGGTCCTCGACGGGGTCGCCCATCTGGCGGCCTTGGAGAATCCGATGCTCGTCAACGCCCTGATCTCGGACTTTATCCTCGGCGCGTAG
- a CDS encoding MMPL family transporter — MSGRLSWLVALLVILASGAGMALLSGGDSASQSPVAVPAGAESARVDALRAQFPGGDQAPAIIVFSRTDGTPLGAADIAAAGPGAQVSEDGKAALSVAPLPADLSGFALDDAVQELRISTSQRLPDGLQAEVTGGPAFGADIANSFAGANFTLLAVTAAVVALLLIVTYRSPILWLVPLLVIAFADRVGSVVGTAVAAGLGLSPDGSTGGITSVLVFGAGTNYALLLISRYREELGARADHREALRVAVRAAAPAILASNATVVLALLTLAFATAPSNRSLGVQAAAGLVVAAIFVLLVLPPFLGLFGRKLFWPFIPQVGNKALTDNGAWHRIASWVAQRPGWVSGGALAALAALCLGLVGTPVGLTQTEQFRVQAESVAGFETLSQHFPSGLTDPTVVIAPSSDAAAVSQAIGQTPGVVSARPTGESDTGLTQWSAVLQAEPASDAAFDTVDALRSSVHAVSPDALVGGSDAKARDAAAAARHDRMVVIPAILAVVLAVLFVLLRSLLAPLILVSVTVLSALAALGLGGWASVHLFGFPALDNGTPLFAFLFLVALGVDYTIFLVTRAKEETPQYGNRQGIVRAVSATGAVITSAGIVLAAVFCVLGVLPLIVLTQIGIIVGLGIVLDTFVVRTVIIPALFTLIGPRIWWPALRPER, encoded by the coding sequence ATGTCCGGTCGACTCTCGTGGCTTGTTGCCCTGCTCGTGATCCTGGCCTCGGGTGCCGGAATGGCGCTGCTCAGCGGCGGAGATTCCGCATCGCAGTCTCCGGTGGCCGTGCCGGCGGGTGCGGAGTCGGCGCGCGTCGACGCCCTGCGCGCCCAGTTCCCCGGGGGCGATCAGGCGCCGGCGATCATCGTGTTCAGCCGCACGGACGGCACGCCGCTCGGCGCGGCCGATATCGCCGCGGCCGGGCCAGGCGCACAGGTGTCCGAGGACGGCAAGGCGGCATTGTCGGTGGCGCCGCTGCCCGCCGACCTTTCCGGGTTCGCCCTCGACGATGCCGTGCAGGAGCTGCGCATCTCGACGTCGCAACGCCTGCCCGACGGCCTGCAGGCCGAGGTGACCGGCGGCCCCGCCTTCGGCGCCGATATCGCGAATTCCTTTGCCGGAGCCAACTTCACCCTGCTCGCGGTCACAGCCGCCGTGGTGGCCCTGCTGCTGATCGTCACCTATCGCTCCCCCATCCTGTGGCTGGTACCGCTTCTGGTGATCGCCTTCGCCGACCGGGTCGGCTCGGTGGTCGGGACCGCGGTGGCCGCGGGCCTGGGCCTGAGTCCGGACGGTTCGACCGGCGGTATCACCAGCGTGCTGGTCTTCGGTGCGGGCACCAACTATGCGCTGCTGCTCATCTCGCGCTACCGCGAGGAACTGGGCGCACGCGCGGACCATCGCGAGGCACTGCGGGTAGCGGTGCGGGCTGCCGCCCCGGCCATCCTGGCCAGCAACGCCACGGTCGTGCTGGCACTGCTGACGCTGGCCTTCGCGACCGCGCCGAGCAACCGCAGCCTCGGCGTGCAGGCCGCCGCCGGCCTGGTGGTCGCCGCCATCTTCGTCCTGCTGGTACTACCGCCCTTCCTGGGCCTGTTCGGCCGAAAGCTGTTCTGGCCGTTCATCCCGCAGGTGGGTAACAAGGCGCTCACCGACAACGGGGCCTGGCATCGGATCGCCTCGTGGGTTGCGCAGCGACCCGGTTGGGTCTCCGGGGGCGCCCTGGCCGCGCTGGCGGCGCTGTGCCTCGGCCTGGTCGGCACCCCCGTCGGGCTGACCCAGACCGAGCAGTTCCGCGTGCAGGCCGAGTCGGTGGCCGGCTTCGAGACGCTGTCGCAGCACTTCCCGAGCGGTCTGACCGACCCGACGGTGGTGATCGCCCCGAGTTCGGATGCCGCCGCGGTCAGCCAGGCGATCGGGCAGACACCCGGGGTGGTGTCGGCTCGACCGACCGGCGAATCGGATACCGGCCTGACCCAGTGGTCGGCGGTCCTGCAGGCCGAGCCCGCCTCCGACGCCGCCTTCGATACTGTTGACGCCCTGCGTAGTTCGGTGCACGCGGTCAGTCCGGACGCCCTCGTCGGCGGTTCCGACGCCAAGGCCAGGGACGCGGCCGCCGCGGCCCGCCACGACCGCATGGTGGTCATCCCCGCCATCCTCGCGGTGGTGCTGGCGGTGCTGTTCGTGCTGTTGCGCTCATTGCTGGCACCGCTGATCCTGGTGTCGGTCACCGTGCTGAGCGCGCTGGCCGCACTGGGCCTCGGTGGGTGGGCAAGTGTGCACCTGTTCGGTTTCCCCGCACTGGACAACGGAACTCCGCTGTTCGCCTTCCTCTTCCTGGTCGCCCTCGGCGTGGATTACACGATCTTCCTGGTGACGCGCGCCAAGGAAGAGACCCCGCAGTACGGCAACCGGCAGGGCATCGTGCGCGCCGTCTCGGCGACGGGTGCGGTGATCACCAGCGCCGGAATCGTGCTGGCCGCGGTGTTCTGCGTGCTGGGGGTGCTACCGCTAATCGTGCTCACCCAGATCGGCATCATCGTCGGGTTGGGCATCGTGCTGGACACCTTCGTGGTGCGCACCGTGATCATCCCGGCACTGTTCACCCTCATCGGTCCGCGCATCTGGTGGCCGGCGCTGCGCCCGGAACGTTAA
- a CDS encoding MarR family winged helix-turn-helix transcriptional regulator: MTREDLERLIAGDVRALTAESDQIGHEFARRHDVSANDFRALLHVMVADAAGEPLTAGELRKLIGTSAAAVTYLVERMIASGHLRREAHPKDRRKVILRYDDHGMAVATDFFTPLAKINSAALADLPDSDLEAAHRVFTALVGAMHRFRTVNDG; encoded by the coding sequence GTGACACGTGAGGACCTGGAGCGGTTGATCGCCGGTGACGTCCGCGCCCTGACCGCCGAGTCCGACCAGATCGGTCACGAGTTCGCACGTCGGCATGATGTGAGCGCCAACGACTTCCGGGCGCTGCTGCACGTGATGGTCGCCGACGCCGCGGGGGAGCCGCTGACGGCCGGCGAGCTGCGCAAGCTGATCGGAACCTCGGCGGCCGCGGTCACCTACCTGGTGGAGCGGATGATCGCCTCCGGACATCTTCGTAGGGAGGCTCACCCGAAGGACCGGCGCAAGGTCATCCTGCGCTACGACGATCACGGGATGGCCGTCGCGACCGACTTCTTCACCCCGCTGGCGAAGATCAACTCCGCGGCGCTGGCGGATCTGCCCGACAGCGATCTGGAGGCGGCGCACCGGGTGTTCACGGCGCTGGTCGGTGCCATGCACCGGTTCCGGACGGTCAACGACGGTTGA